In Gordonia phthalatica, one genomic interval encodes:
- a CDS encoding DHA2 family efflux MFS transporter permease subunit has protein sequence MPAFKSVTDRPWAALMALCVGFFMILVDMSIVAVAQPQIMQALDADVNQIVWVTSAYLLTYAVPLLIAGRLGDKIGPKKVYQAGLLIFTAASVWCGLSDTITALIIARGVQGLGAALITPQTMALITRIFPPERRGAAMGVWGTVAGVATLVGPLLGGILTDSFGWEWIFFVNLPVGLVGLVLAAMLVPDVETHDHRFDWVGVALSAVGLSALVFGIQEGESYDWAGWIWGLIGVGVIVMGLFLVWEGKGKVEPLVPLSLFRDRNFSVSNLGIASMGFAVSGSMIPIMFFLQLVGGMTPLRSALVMVPMAVITGVLAPIVGRILDRVHPRSVVALGLFGYATASVWAGFIFRPETPVWHLLLPTMLMGVASAAVWAPLAATATRNLPWHQAGAGAGVYNTTRVIGSVVGAAGIGALMMSRLSAHLPGVDTSGHGGAVAQLPEAVREPFARAMGESIYLGAAILFIGAAATLFLVDHRTGRTSVEPEGAQADATA, from the coding sequence ATGCCGGCCTTCAAGTCCGTCACCGATCGGCCATGGGCCGCGTTGATGGCGCTGTGCGTCGGCTTCTTCATGATCCTGGTCGACATGTCGATCGTCGCGGTGGCGCAGCCGCAGATCATGCAGGCGCTCGACGCCGACGTCAACCAGATCGTCTGGGTCACCAGCGCCTACCTGCTCACCTATGCGGTCCCGCTGCTGATCGCGGGTCGGCTCGGCGACAAGATCGGGCCGAAGAAGGTCTACCAGGCCGGTCTGCTGATCTTCACCGCCGCCAGCGTGTGGTGCGGCCTGTCGGACACCATCACCGCGCTGATCATCGCCCGCGGCGTGCAGGGGCTCGGTGCGGCCCTGATCACCCCGCAGACGATGGCGCTCATCACGCGCATCTTCCCGCCGGAGCGGCGCGGTGCCGCGATGGGCGTCTGGGGCACCGTCGCCGGCGTCGCCACCCTGGTCGGCCCGCTGCTCGGCGGCATCCTGACCGACTCTTTCGGCTGGGAGTGGATCTTCTTCGTCAATCTGCCGGTCGGCCTCGTCGGCCTGGTCCTCGCGGCGATGCTGGTGCCCGACGTCGAGACGCACGACCACCGCTTCGACTGGGTCGGCGTGGCGCTCTCGGCCGTCGGTCTCTCGGCGCTCGTCTTCGGGATTCAAGAGGGCGAGTCGTACGACTGGGCCGGCTGGATCTGGGGCCTCATCGGTGTCGGCGTCATCGTGATGGGCCTGTTCCTGGTGTGGGAGGGCAAGGGCAAGGTGGAGCCGCTGGTTCCCCTGTCGCTGTTCCGCGACCGCAACTTCAGCGTCTCCAACCTCGGCATCGCGTCGATGGGCTTCGCTGTGTCGGGCTCGATGATCCCGATCATGTTCTTCCTCCAGCTGGTCGGCGGCATGACTCCGCTCCGCTCGGCCCTGGTGATGGTGCCGATGGCGGTCATCACCGGTGTCCTCGCGCCGATCGTCGGACGCATCCTCGACCGCGTCCACCCGCGCAGCGTGGTGGCGCTCGGCCTCTTCGGATACGCGACCGCCAGCGTCTGGGCCGGATTCATCTTCCGGCCCGAGACGCCGGTGTGGCACCTCCTGCTGCCGACGATGCTGATGGGCGTCGCGAGCGCCGCCGTGTGGGCGCCGCTCGCCGCGACCGCGACCCGCAATCTGCCGTGGCACCAGGCCGGCGCCGGCGCAGGCGTCTACAACACCACCCGCGTCATCGGTTCCGTCGTCGGCGCCGCAGGCATCGGCGCCCTGATGATGTCGCGACTGTCGGCGCATCTGCCGGGCGTCGACACCAGCGGTCACGGCGGTGCCGTCGCCCAGCTGCCCGAGGCGGTGCGCGAACCCTTCGCCCGAGCGATGGGCGAGTCGATCTATCTCGGTGCCGCGATCCTGTTCATCGGTGCGGCCGCGACGCTGTTCCTCGTCGACCATCGGACGGGGAGGACCTCGGTCGAACCGGAAGGAGCCCAGGCCGACGCCACTGCGTAA
- a CDS encoding ArsR/SmtB family transcription factor, with product MKTNGDQELAWTVLGDGSRREILALLTRDPLAVGEIADRLPISRPAVSQHLKVLKDAGVVADQQHGTRRVYSVNAAALSALRDQLETFWSRTLDGFAETATQSINAEQDETND from the coding sequence GTGAAGACTAACGGAGATCAGGAACTGGCCTGGACCGTCCTGGGCGATGGATCCAGGCGAGAGATCCTCGCACTCCTCACTCGGGACCCGCTGGCGGTCGGTGAGATCGCGGACCGCCTGCCGATCAGCCGACCTGCGGTGTCGCAGCACCTCAAGGTCCTCAAAGACGCCGGCGTCGTCGCCGACCAGCAGCACGGAACGCGCCGCGTCTACTCCGTCAACGCCGCGGCACTCTCGGCGCTCCGCGACCAACTCGAAACCTTCTGGAGTCGCACCCTCGACGGCTTCGCCGAGACTGCGACCCAGTCCATCAACGCAGAACAGGACGAGACCAATGACTGA
- a CDS encoding AAA family ATPase, producing the protein MRLHRLRVANFRGVEAREIEFADTGVTVIEGDNEAGKSSMMEAFDLLLTTQSSSKSKHVRGIQPSGRDVGTDVWADISCGAWRFEYAKRFNRQPETTLTIVEPVREQLVGREAHERVEAILAESLDKTLFGALRLLQSTDPALGDLANSAALSQALDRAAGEAESDGGESPQTQDLVAAVTAEYTKYYTLNQGRPTGELAQATDAARKAAAAVAEREAILAGVQEAADRLPRVAEAIKQLLAEERDGAVELATASAAVAEADGVGEQVKAARAVVETKQMAHRVAVDAANERTRCRERRATMAASADQTTARIAEARRLAAAATDAAAALAAEIETSSAKLGRLREDLGVAETAVVVAADRGRLTRLTATLAEVARLQRELAEAREAAAAVSVTGDDVREATALDRDITTLTARLDAASARVAVTRLGDGDVLVDGTDVDDRLEVAASELSVVEVPGVARIEIRPGADTASLATELAGVRSRETELLRRCGVPSLADVAPAANRRADALRRVNELERDLQRELAGSRPEDLERQRLDLVDRVPDGPVVEVDDPAPLRQAERDLSDLIARAERTRDAKLSEAREQSGRADALEESGARIVDEVAALDAELAASEGEIDDESLAARVIDAATALDEARAVLVKRTQRLDQLDLAGLQNTLSHVESSLERTRKQLTEQRRLRTEFVTKLDVCRADGRLDELSEAIAENDAAQAQLKRVSARAAGARVLHETLQQKRNESRARYVDPFTRRLEELAAPVFGEDVRFHVTDEFVIATRTLGGVTVDIDALSAGAKEQVGLLARLACATLIDSADGVPLILDDALGYTDPGRLTSMAQVLGTSGGDAQIIVLTCTPDRYNEVAGAKLIAV; encoded by the coding sequence ATGAGGCTGCACCGACTGCGCGTCGCGAACTTCCGCGGCGTCGAGGCCCGGGAGATCGAGTTCGCGGACACCGGCGTCACCGTCATCGAGGGCGACAACGAGGCGGGCAAGTCGTCGATGATGGAGGCCTTCGACCTCCTGTTGACGACGCAGTCCAGCAGCAAGTCGAAGCACGTGCGCGGCATCCAGCCGTCGGGGCGCGACGTCGGGACCGACGTATGGGCCGACATCTCCTGCGGCGCATGGCGCTTCGAGTACGCGAAGCGCTTCAACCGCCAGCCGGAGACCACCCTCACCATCGTCGAGCCCGTCCGCGAGCAGCTCGTCGGTCGCGAGGCGCACGAGCGCGTCGAGGCGATCCTGGCGGAGTCGCTCGACAAGACGCTGTTCGGTGCGCTCCGGTTGCTGCAGTCCACCGATCCCGCGCTCGGCGATCTCGCGAACAGCGCTGCGTTGTCCCAGGCACTCGACCGTGCGGCGGGCGAGGCGGAGTCCGACGGCGGGGAGTCGCCGCAGACTCAGGACCTCGTCGCTGCGGTGACCGCCGAGTACACGAAGTACTACACCCTGAACCAGGGACGGCCGACCGGTGAGTTGGCGCAGGCGACGGACGCTGCGCGCAAGGCTGCGGCGGCCGTCGCCGAACGCGAGGCGATCCTCGCCGGCGTGCAGGAGGCGGCCGACAGGTTGCCGCGGGTCGCGGAAGCGATCAAGCAGTTGCTGGCGGAGGAGCGCGACGGCGCCGTCGAGCTGGCGACCGCGAGCGCCGCCGTCGCCGAGGCCGACGGGGTGGGGGAGCAGGTCAAAGCGGCGCGCGCGGTGGTCGAGACCAAGCAGATGGCGCATCGGGTCGCCGTCGACGCGGCCAACGAGCGAACCCGGTGCCGTGAACGCCGCGCGACGATGGCGGCGTCCGCGGACCAGACCACCGCGCGCATCGCCGAGGCACGACGCCTCGCCGCTGCCGCGACCGACGCGGCCGCCGCACTCGCCGCGGAGATCGAGACGTCGTCGGCGAAGCTGGGCCGACTGCGCGAGGATCTCGGCGTCGCAGAAACCGCCGTCGTCGTCGCCGCGGATCGCGGGCGACTGACGAGGTTGACGGCGACGCTCGCCGAAGTCGCACGTCTGCAGCGCGAACTCGCGGAGGCCCGGGAGGCCGCCGCCGCGGTCTCGGTGACCGGCGACGACGTGCGCGAGGCCACGGCGTTGGATCGTGACATCACGACGCTGACCGCCCGGCTCGACGCCGCCTCCGCGCGAGTGGCGGTGACCCGTCTGGGCGACGGCGACGTGCTTGTCGACGGGACTGATGTCGACGATCGGCTCGAGGTCGCGGCGTCCGAACTGTCGGTCGTCGAGGTTCCCGGCGTGGCTCGAATCGAAATCCGGCCCGGCGCCGACACAGCCTCGCTGGCGACGGAGCTGGCCGGGGTACGCAGCCGCGAGACGGAACTGCTGCGACGGTGTGGCGTGCCGAGCCTCGCCGACGTCGCCCCTGCGGCGAATCGTCGTGCGGATGCGCTGCGACGGGTGAACGAGTTGGAGCGCGATCTGCAGCGGGAACTCGCCGGGTCGCGTCCCGAGGACCTGGAGCGCCAACGGCTCGACCTCGTCGATCGGGTCCCCGACGGCCCCGTCGTCGAAGTCGACGACCCCGCGCCCCTGCGGCAGGCGGAGCGCGACTTGTCCGACCTCATCGCGCGAGCCGAGCGCACGCGCGACGCGAAGTTGTCGGAGGCGCGCGAGCAGAGCGGCCGCGCCGACGCATTGGAGGAGTCGGGCGCGCGCATCGTCGACGAGGTCGCCGCGCTCGACGCCGAACTCGCCGCGTCCGAAGGCGAGATCGACGACGAATCGCTGGCGGCGCGAGTGATCGACGCGGCGACTGCTCTCGATGAGGCTCGTGCCGTCTTGGTGAAGCGAACCCAACGACTCGACCAGCTCGACCTGGCGGGCCTGCAGAACACACTGTCGCACGTCGAGTCGTCGCTCGAGCGGACACGGAAGCAGCTGACAGAGCAGCGCCGCCTGCGCACCGAGTTCGTCACCAAGCTCGACGTCTGTCGTGCCGACGGCCGCCTGGACGAGCTGTCCGAGGCGATCGCCGAGAACGATGCCGCACAGGCCCAGTTGAAGCGTGTCTCCGCACGTGCGGCAGGTGCACGGGTCCTCCACGAGACGTTGCAGCAGAAGCGGAACGAGAGTCGCGCCCGGTACGTCGACCCGTTCACCAGGCGCCTGGAGGAGTTGGCCGCACCGGTCTTCGGCGAGGACGTTCGCTTCCACGTGACCGACGAGTTCGTCATCGCCACCCGCACGCTCGGGGGAGTGACGGTCGACATCGACGCATTGTCTGCAGGTGCCAAGGAGCAGGTCGGCCTGCTGGCGCGCCTGGCATGCGCGACCCTCATCGACAGTGCCGACGGCGTCCCGCTGATCCTCGACGACGCGCTCGGGTACACCGATCCGGGGCGTCTGACCTCGATGGCCCAGGTGCTCGGCACTTCCGGTGGTGACGCCCAGATCATCGTCCTGACCTGCACACCCGACCGTTACAACGAGGTCGCGGGCGCGAAGCTGATTGCGGTCTGA
- a CDS encoding metallophosphoesterase family protein: MTRPAYDDSALDGTACVTEPLFDLEPLALFSVPTSAAAQPPADAGTAPAVTFLHTADWQLGMTRHFLAGEAQHTYNAAREDAVVRIGTLAKETGAEFVVVCGDVFDDPRVSTRIIRRTLDALGDYPVPVYLLPGNHDPLDATSVYSSKEFKDACPANVHVLTEAGVVPVRDGVSLVAAPWTTKRPLTDLVNDQLAKLAPSDDIRIVVGHGGVDSLSPNSDPSIVRAATLDVAVASQLVDYVALGDRHSVTSVGDSGRIWYSGAPEVTAFDHVETAPGHVLEVTLTRGAQSSIDVTRHRVGQWAFRTIREDVDGADDIERLRGLLTEIGDKSRTVVQLSLTGTVSVAENVMLSDLLEEFGDRFAALTIWERHHDLTVVSDPSDVTALDLQGYAALAAEELAARAASTVDEADAEAARSALGLLYRLSGAAR; the protein is encoded by the coding sequence GTGACCAGACCGGCCTACGACGATTCGGCACTCGACGGCACCGCATGTGTCACCGAGCCGCTGTTCGACCTCGAGCCGCTCGCGCTGTTCTCCGTTCCCACATCGGCGGCCGCGCAGCCGCCCGCCGACGCGGGGACGGCACCCGCCGTCACGTTTCTGCACACCGCGGACTGGCAGCTGGGGATGACCCGGCACTTCCTCGCCGGCGAGGCTCAGCACACCTACAACGCCGCTCGTGAAGACGCGGTCGTGCGGATCGGCACCCTCGCGAAGGAGACCGGAGCCGAGTTCGTCGTCGTCTGCGGCGACGTCTTCGACGACCCGCGCGTCTCCACCCGCATCATCCGGCGGACCCTCGACGCGCTGGGCGACTACCCGGTGCCCGTGTACCTGCTGCCCGGCAACCACGACCCGCTCGACGCCACGAGCGTCTACTCCTCCAAGGAGTTCAAGGACGCGTGTCCGGCCAACGTCCACGTCCTCACGGAGGCGGGCGTCGTACCGGTGCGCGACGGTGTCAGCCTGGTCGCCGCCCCGTGGACCACCAAGCGGCCGCTCACCGATCTGGTCAACGACCAACTGGCGAAGCTCGCACCGTCCGACGACATCCGGATCGTCGTCGGACACGGCGGCGTCGACTCGCTGAGCCCCAACTCCGATCCGTCGATCGTCCGTGCGGCGACCCTCGATGTCGCCGTCGCCTCGCAGCTCGTCGACTACGTGGCCCTCGGCGATCGGCATTCGGTCACCTCGGTCGGCGACTCGGGGCGCATCTGGTACTCCGGCGCCCCCGAGGTGACGGCGTTCGATCACGTCGAGACCGCGCCCGGGCACGTCCTGGAGGTCACGCTGACCCGCGGTGCGCAGTCGTCGATCGACGTGACCCGACACCGGGTGGGGCAGTGGGCGTTCCGCACGATCCGCGAGGACGTCGACGGTGCCGACGACATCGAACGGCTCCGCGGCCTGCTGACGGAGATCGGCGACAAGTCGCGGACCGTGGTGCAGCTCTCGCTGACCGGCACCGTCAGCGTCGCCGAGAACGTGATGCTGTCCGACCTGTTGGAGGAGTTCGGCGACCGCTTCGCAGCGCTCACCATCTGGGAACGACACCACGACCTGACCGTGGTCTCCGACCCGTCCGACGTCACCGCCCTCGACCTCCAGGGGTACGCCGCGCTTGCCGCCGAAGAACTCGCCGCGCGGGCCGCGTCGACCGTCGACGAGGCCGACGCCGAAGCCGCACGCTCCGCGCTGGGACTGCTGTACCGACTGTCGGGAGCCGCGCGATGA
- a CDS encoding shikimate 5-dehydrogenase — protein MTAPHSRDLDRDTVLCISLAARPSNIGTRFHNYLYNQLGLNYVYKAFAPADIAAAVTGIRGLPIRGAAVSMPYKEAVIDLVDVMEPSAAAIDSVNTIVNDDGVLHAYNTDYQAVADLLVASSFDRSAPAVVAGSGGMAKAVVAAMRDSGFTDVTVIARNVATGSALAEKYGFRHATEVGDARPTTLVNATPIGMAGGPDSDGMPFAQGVIDAATGCLDVVAMPPETPLVRAMRARDAEVISGDAVIAGQAAAQFALYTGITPTPEQVGEASEYSRS, from the coding sequence ATGACCGCACCGCACTCTCGTGACCTCGACCGCGACACCGTCTTGTGCATCTCATTGGCGGCGCGGCCGTCGAACATCGGCACCCGATTCCACAACTACCTGTACAACCAGCTGGGCCTGAACTACGTGTACAAGGCGTTCGCGCCCGCCGATATCGCCGCTGCCGTCACCGGCATTCGGGGGCTTCCGATCCGCGGCGCCGCGGTGTCGATGCCGTACAAGGAGGCGGTGATCGACCTCGTCGACGTGATGGAGCCGTCCGCCGCGGCGATCGACTCGGTCAACACGATCGTCAACGACGACGGCGTTCTTCACGCGTACAACACTGACTACCAGGCTGTCGCCGACCTGCTGGTCGCGTCGTCGTTCGACCGGTCGGCTCCGGCTGTGGTGGCCGGCAGCGGCGGGATGGCGAAGGCGGTCGTCGCGGCGATGCGCGACTCCGGCTTCACTGACGTCACGGTGATCGCACGCAACGTCGCGACCGGTTCGGCGCTCGCTGAGAAGTACGGGTTCCGTCATGCGACGGAGGTCGGCGACGCCCGCCCGACCACGCTCGTGAATGCCACACCGATCGGCATGGCCGGCGGCCCCGACTCCGACGGCATGCCGTTCGCGCAGGGCGTGATCGATGCGGCGACGGGCTGCCTGGACGTGGTCGCAATGCCTCCGGAGACGCCGCTCGTCCGTGCAATGCGCGCGCGGGACGCGGAAGTGATCAGTGGGGATGCAGTGATTGCGGGGCAGGCGGCCGCGCAGTTCGCCCTCTACACCGGCATCACGCCGACCCCGGAACAGGTGGGGGAGGCGTCGGAGTACTCGAGGAGTTGA
- a CDS encoding SRPBCC family protein — MTDSSSTIQRSVTVPVSPAAAFELFTGRFGDFKPREHNLLGTPITETVFEPRIGGSIIDRADDGTECRWARILAFEPPHRVVFSWDIGPTWQIETDHERCSEVEISFTADGPSSTLVAVEHRHLDRHGPGWESVRQGVAGDGGWPLYLARYRELTTSR; from the coding sequence ATGACTGATTCAAGCTCGACCATCCAACGTTCAGTGACCGTGCCGGTCTCCCCCGCCGCGGCCTTCGAGCTCTTCACCGGCCGTTTCGGCGACTTCAAACCGCGCGAACACAATCTGCTCGGCACCCCGATCACCGAGACCGTCTTCGAACCCCGGATCGGCGGCTCCATCATCGACCGCGCCGACGACGGAACCGAATGCCGCTGGGCGCGCATCCTCGCCTTCGAGCCGCCGCATCGCGTCGTCTTCAGTTGGGACATCGGGCCGACGTGGCAGATCGAGACAGATCACGAGCGGTGCAGCGAGGTGGAGATCAGCTTCACCGCCGACGGTCCGTCGTCGACGCTCGTGGCGGTCGAACATCGCCACCTCGATCGGCACGGCCCCGGATGGGAGTCGGTCCGTCAGGGCGTCGCCGGAGACGGCGGCTGGCCGCTGTACCTGGCGCGGTACCGGGAGCTCACGACGTCGCGCTGA
- a CDS encoding GNAT family N-acetyltransferase yields the protein MTTPPPPPVPVDDRFEFFDDRARLDYDAVVEFLTHHVYWGKWRSRADIRNAIDGSWRVVGAIDTATGDLVAFARAISDGVTVAYLADVFVVPSARGHSLGKKLVDEMIERGPGVHFRWLLHTDDAHGLYRQFGFVDPDETVLERRRIRPIPPRP from the coding sequence ATGACCACCCCGCCGCCCCCACCCGTGCCGGTCGACGACCGATTCGAGTTCTTCGACGACCGCGCCCGCCTCGACTACGACGCCGTCGTCGAATTCCTGACGCATCACGTCTACTGGGGCAAGTGGCGCAGTCGCGCCGACATCCGGAACGCGATCGACGGATCCTGGCGCGTCGTCGGAGCGATCGACACCGCCACCGGCGACCTCGTCGCGTTCGCCCGCGCGATCTCCGACGGTGTCACGGTCGCCTATTTGGCCGACGTCTTCGTGGTTCCGTCGGCGCGCGGTCACTCGCTCGGCAAGAAGCTCGTCGACGAGATGATCGAACGCGGTCCCGGAGTCCACTTCCGCTGGCTGCTGCACACCGACGACGCACACGGTCTATACCGTCAGTTCGGCTTCGTCGACCCCGATGAGACAGTGCTGGAGCGACGACGGATTCGGCCGATTCCGCCGCGGCCCTGA